One Desulfuromonas acetexigens genomic window carries:
- a CDS encoding DUF3261 domain-containing protein, whose protein sequence is MHRRLVGLCLVLLLGGCASIPFEKPLLSPTRVLTAAELAAADWRAVPGGWRIRQSGLFELRGLRLPMEGFLELDNDGRRVRLVALEGLGLKLFDLTVTVDGVEVHHLLPDLAKDPRLAEAVAASVRRIFLAPRPDAGDRLEIRKRDYRLTRPGRERVEFLFGGEPPLLLETRVRGAAGDWRVGYYQFREAAGVPIPEGILLQDRRAGYRLTLWLESVKRVEE, encoded by the coding sequence ATGCACAGACGGCTAGTCGGCCTCTGCCTGGTACTGCTCCTCGGCGGCTGCGCCTCGATTCCCTTCGAAAAGCCACTGCTGTCACCGACCCGGGTCCTGACCGCAGCCGAGCTGGCGGCGGCGGACTGGCGCGCCGTTCCGGGCGGCTGGCGCATCCGCCAGTCGGGGCTCTTCGAGCTGCGCGGCCTGCGTCTGCCCATGGAAGGCTTTCTCGAACTCGACAACGACGGGCGCCGGGTCCGGCTGGTCGCCCTCGAAGGACTGGGTCTCAAGCTCTTCGATCTGACCGTCACCGTCGACGGGGTGGAGGTCCATCACCTCTTGCCCGATCTCGCCAAGGATCCGCGGCTGGCCGAGGCGGTCGCGGCGAGCGTGCGCCGCATCTTCCTGGCGCCGCGCCCCGACGCCGGCGACCGGCTGGAGATTCGCAAGCGCGACTATCGACTGACCCGGCCGGGCCGGGAGCGGGTGGAATTTCTGTTCGGCGGCGAGCCGCCGCTGTTGCTGGAAACCCGCGTCCGAGGCGCCGCCGGCGACTGGCGGGTCGGCTATTATCAGTTTCGGGAGGCAGCGGGCGTGCCGATCCCCGAAGGCATCCTGCTGCAAGACCGGCGGGCGGGCTATCGCCTGACCCTCTGGCTGGAAAGTGTGAAACGTGTCGAAGAGTGA
- a CDS encoding 3-hydroxyacyl-ACP dehydratase FabZ family protein, which produces MKRAIAAAGTELRREAEGGARVFCLPADFPGFAGHFPGYPVLPAVLQVLAAQVLVEELRGRPLYLAKLERAKFLRPVRPGEPLRVECRPRRGSWEARLAVEGEPAATFAMTLVEEDEG; this is translated from the coding sequence ATGAAACGGGCCATCGCGGCGGCGGGAACGGAGCTGCGACGGGAAGCGGAGGGGGGCGCGCGGGTCTTTTGCCTGCCCGCCGATTTTCCCGGATTCGCTGGGCATTTTCCCGGCTATCCGGTGCTGCCGGCGGTCCTGCAGGTGCTGGCCGCCCAGGTGCTGGTCGAGGAGCTGCGCGGGCGGCCGTTGTACCTGGCGAAGCTGGAACGGGCCAAGTTTCTGCGCCCGGTGCGCCCCGGCGAACCCCTGCGGGTGGAATGCCGCCCGCGCCGGGGGAGCTGGGAGGCGCGGCTGGCGGTCGAGGGCGAGCCGGCGGCGACCTTCGCCATGACCCTGGTCGAGGAGGATGAGGGATGA
- a CDS encoding acyl-CoA thioesterase: MRKAYFPAHPGDPAPLRASVERVVRFEEVDPLGIVWHGRYPSYFEDARVAVGEKYGIGYLDIYRQGVLAPVKKMHIDYHRPLRFSEPFTIEGILHWSEAARLNHEFIIRDRDGHLATSGYTVQMLMDTAENVLLLHPPFMQAFLDRWRAGELP; the protein is encoded by the coding sequence ATGAGAAAGGCGTATTTCCCGGCCCACCCCGGCGATCCCGCACCCTTGCGGGCCAGTGTCGAGCGGGTGGTCCGGTTCGAGGAGGTCGATCCCCTGGGGATCGTCTGGCACGGGCGCTATCCCAGCTATTTCGAGGACGCCCGGGTGGCCGTCGGCGAAAAGTACGGCATCGGCTATCTCGACATCTACCGCCAGGGAGTGCTGGCGCCGGTGAAGAAGATGCACATCGACTACCACCGGCCGCTGCGTTTCAGCGAGCCCTTCACTATCGAGGGAATTCTCCACTGGTCGGAAGCAGCCCGCCTCAACCACGAGTTCATCATCCGCGACCGCGACGGGCATCTCGCCACCAGCGGCTACACCGTGCAGATGCTCATGGACACGGCGGAGAACGTGCTCTTGCTCCATCCCCCATTCATGCAGGCCTTTCTCGACCGCTGGCGCGCCGGAGAGCTGCCGTGA
- a CDS encoding beta-ketoacyl-[acyl-carrier-protein] synthase family protein, which translates to MNRVCVVDTALVSAFGDGLPPLWEGLLAGRTAIAPLTRFAADRYLSKLAACVPGLKAESGESLLLPLLERLLDQLGPVPGDCRVLTASTKGGIDLLERRGRGELCPMEAVLPGALPTLVTRRLGLADAGLNINAACASSTLALARGASWIAAGAAEAVLVVGIDLVSEFVFSGFSALQALSKEASRPFDAHRDGLSLGEGGAALLLMSEERARREGRTPLGTIAGWGSANDANHITAPARDGCGLVLAIEEALAKASLTAAAVAAISAHGTGTVYNDAMELTAFARVFGERPLPVQSLKGAVGHTLGAAGAIEAMFGLECLARRIMPPTVGLVEPEEAGRGRVAAEAQSIAGDYLLSTNSGFGGVNAALLLGRPSC; encoded by the coding sequence GTGAACCGCGTCTGCGTGGTCGATACGGCCTTGGTCAGCGCCTTCGGCGACGGCCTGCCGCCCCTGTGGGAAGGGCTGCTGGCCGGACGCACGGCCATCGCTCCCTTGACGCGTTTTGCCGCCGACCGCTACCTGAGCAAGCTGGCCGCCTGCGTGCCGGGGCTCAAGGCCGAGTCCGGCGAATCGCTGCTGCTTCCCCTGCTCGAACGATTGCTCGACCAGTTGGGACCGGTTCCCGGCGATTGCCGGGTGCTGACCGCGAGCACCAAGGGGGGGATCGATCTCCTGGAGCGGCGCGGGCGCGGGGAGCTTTGCCCGATGGAAGCGGTCCTGCCGGGGGCGCTGCCGACCCTGGTCACCCGCCGGCTCGGTTTGGCGGATGCCGGGTTGAACATCAACGCCGCCTGCGCCTCCTCGACCCTGGCTTTGGCCCGAGGCGCCTCCTGGATCGCCGCCGGAGCCGCCGAGGCGGTGCTGGTCGTCGGCATCGACCTGGTCAGTGAATTCGTCTTTTCCGGCTTCTCCGCCCTGCAAGCGTTGTCCAAAGAGGCCAGCCGCCCCTTCGATGCCCATCGCGACGGCCTCTCCCTCGGCGAAGGGGGGGCGGCGCTGCTGCTCATGAGCGAAGAGCGGGCGCGGCGGGAGGGGCGCACACCCCTCGGCACCATTGCCGGCTGGGGAAGCGCCAACGACGCCAACCACATCACCGCCCCGGCCCGGGACGGCTGCGGGCTGGTGCTGGCCATCGAAGAGGCGCTGGCGAAGGCCTCGTTGACGGCGGCGGCGGTCGCCGCGATCAGCGCCCACGGCACCGGCACCGTCTACAACGACGCCATGGAACTGACCGCCTTCGCCCGGGTCTTCGGCGAGCGGCCGCTGCCGGTTCAGTCCCTCAAGGGGGCCGTCGGCCACACCCTCGGCGCCGCCGGGGCGATCGAGGCCATGTTCGGATTGGAGTGCCTCGCCCGGCGGATCATGCCGCCGACGGTCGGCCTCGTCGAGCCGGAAGAGGCCGGACGGGGCCGGGTCGCCGCCGAAGCGCAAAGCATCGCTGGGGATTATCTGCTCTCTACCAATTCGGGGTTCGGCGGGGTCAACGCCGCCCTGCTGCTCGGGAGGCCGTCATGCTGA
- a CDS encoding beta-ketoacyl synthase N-terminal-like domain-containing protein yields MLSAHLTGIGWVTAQGFGWGRQEAAFALIPGELPTLSRAELFPQPDRRFGRMDPFSRLGLAAVTFALRDAGLEEWREKRPIGLIAATTYGCLATDRDYFATVIPDGGALASPQLFAYTLSNTFLGEAALRFGLTGEALVVSEPPPGGLAPLGLALENLAWNGARAMVAGLCDLAPSEGIPKVPGLPPGAVFVVLERDRRAEAPDYGELRRDEKGGYRLKGVPVSDILDLVTQGLSGTG; encoded by the coding sequence ATGCTGAGCGCGCACCTCACTGGCATCGGCTGGGTCACCGCCCAAGGATTCGGTTGGGGCCGACAGGAAGCGGCGTTCGCCCTCATCCCCGGCGAGTTGCCGACCCTGTCGCGGGCCGAACTTTTCCCTCAGCCCGACCGCCGTTTCGGCCGCATGGACCCCTTCTCCCGTCTCGGCCTCGCCGCCGTCACCTTCGCCCTGCGCGACGCCGGGCTCGAAGAGTGGCGGGAAAAACGCCCCATCGGCCTGATCGCCGCCACGACCTACGGCTGCCTCGCCACCGACCGCGACTACTTCGCCACCGTCATCCCCGACGGCGGCGCCCTGGCCAGCCCACAGCTCTTCGCCTACACCCTCTCCAACACCTTCCTCGGCGAAGCGGCGCTGCGCTTCGGCCTCACCGGCGAGGCCCTGGTCGTCAGCGAACCGCCCCCCGGCGGCCTCGCCCCCCTGGGACTGGCCCTGGAAAACCTCGCCTGGAACGGCGCCCGCGCCATGGTCGCCGGCCTCTGCGATCTCGCCCCGAGCGAAGGCATCCCCAAGGTCCCCGGCCTGCCGCCGGGAGCGGTCTTTGTCGTGCTGGAACGGGACCGGCGGGCAGAAGCCCCTGATTATGGCGAGCTGCGGCGGGATGAAAAGGGGGGATACCGGCTGAAGGGCGTGCCGGTGAGCGATATACTCGACCTCGTCACGCAGGGGCTATCGGGGACCGGATAA
- a CDS encoding sigma-54 interaction domain-containing protein: protein MSARKKNPPTPTEAILESISDGVFTVDDQWRITSFNRAAEEITGVPREEALGRHCSEVFRSSMCGEDCALRRTLSDGKPIIGKAGYIIDAEGRRIPISVSTAVLRDAAGQVIGGAETFRDLSEVEELRLELAGKFRVGDLTSHSPLMQRVFEILPAIAASPSTVLILGETGTGKELLARTLHALSPRNQGPFIAVNCGALPDTLLESELFGYKAGAFTGAQKDKPGRFALAKGGTLFLDEIGEVSPALQVRLLRVLQERTYEPLGGTRSEVADARIIVATNRDLAERMRQGEFREDLYYRVNVVRVELPPLRRRKEDIPLLVEEFVARFNRLQGKALSGITAEALALLMAHDWPGNIRELENVIERAFVLCREGRIDIPHLPAELTARGATLGNEGDIRGAHDILDAQAIRAALERHGYNRLAAARELGIHKTTLFRKLKKLDIPLPPQDGRTRRDAKE from the coding sequence ATGAGCGCACGCAAGAAAAATCCGCCGACGCCGACCGAGGCGATTCTCGAGAGCATCTCCGACGGGGTTTTTACCGTCGATGATCAGTGGCGCATTACCTCCTTCAATCGCGCCGCCGAGGAGATCACCGGCGTCCCCCGGGAAGAGGCGCTGGGGCGGCACTGTTCGGAGGTCTTTCGCTCCAGCATGTGCGGCGAGGATTGCGCCCTGCGCCGGACCTTGAGCGACGGCAAGCCGATCATCGGCAAGGCGGGCTACATCATCGACGCCGAGGGGCGGCGCATCCCCATCAGCGTCTCCACTGCCGTGTTGCGCGACGCCGCCGGCCAGGTGATCGGCGGAGCCGAAACCTTTCGCGATCTCTCCGAAGTCGAGGAATTGCGCCTGGAACTGGCCGGGAAGTTCCGGGTCGGCGATCTGACCAGCCACAGCCCCCTGATGCAGCGGGTCTTCGAAATCCTCCCGGCCATTGCCGCCAGCCCGAGCACGGTATTGATTCTCGGCGAAACCGGCACCGGCAAGGAGTTGCTGGCGCGCACCCTTCATGCCCTCAGTCCCCGCAATCAGGGGCCTTTCATCGCCGTCAACTGCGGCGCCCTGCCCGATACCTTGCTCGAATCGGAACTTTTCGGCTACAAGGCCGGCGCCTTCACCGGCGCGCAAAAGGACAAGCCCGGCCGCTTCGCCCTGGCCAAGGGCGGCACCCTCTTTCTCGACGAGATCGGCGAGGTCAGCCCCGCCCTGCAGGTGCGACTGTTGCGGGTGTTGCAGGAGCGCACTTACGAACCCCTCGGCGGCACCCGCTCCGAGGTTGCCGACGCCCGCATCATCGTCGCCACCAACCGCGACTTGGCCGAACGGATGCGCCAGGGGGAGTTCCGCGAGGATCTCTACTACCGGGTGAACGTGGTCCGGGTCGAACTTCCTCCCCTGCGTCGGCGCAAGGAGGATATCCCGCTGCTGGTGGAGGAGTTCGTCGCCCGCTTCAACCGCCTGCAGGGCAAGGCGCTGAGCGGGATCACGGCCGAGGCACTGGCTCTGCTCATGGCCCACGACTGGCCGGGCAACATCCGCGAACTGGAAAATGTTATCGAGCGGGCCTTTGTCCTCTGCCGCGAGGGGCGCATCGACATCCCCCACCTGCCTGCCGAACTGACCGCCCGGGGTGCGACATTGGGCAACGAAGGGGATATCCGCGGCGCCCACGACATCCTCGACGCCCAAGCGATCCGCGCCGCCCTGGAGCGGCACGGCTACAACCGGCTGGCGGCGGCCCGCGAACTGGGTATCCACAAAACCACCCTCTTTCGCAAGCTGAAGAAGCTCGACATCCCCCTCCCCCCCCAGGACGGCCGCACCCGCCGCGACGCAAAAGAGTAG
- a CDS encoding NifB/NifX family molybdenum-iron cluster-binding protein: MKTAFAYWENRIAPVFDTARDLLLVESEGERITREERQPLADEPPLARTLRLVELGVETLVCGAISRALQEMLLTYGIRVQGFVAGDLHEVVRAWLEGKMNQEVFAMPGCLGRGGHGRWSADKENIMQGRGRNTGAGGGQGQGAGRRQGQGMGQGAGQGMGQGMGQGMAGRGRRGGALAGGPAGACVCPKCGHQQSHERGHPCVEQACPQCGTSLVRS, from the coding sequence ATGAAGACGGCATTTGCCTATTGGGAAAACCGCATCGCCCCGGTATTCGACACCGCCCGTGATTTATTGCTGGTGGAGAGCGAAGGAGAGCGCATTACCCGGGAAGAGCGACAGCCGCTGGCGGACGAACCACCCTTGGCGCGGACCCTGCGCCTGGTGGAGCTGGGGGTCGAGACCCTGGTCTGCGGGGCGATTTCCCGGGCGTTGCAGGAGATGCTGCTCACCTATGGCATCCGAGTACAGGGTTTCGTCGCCGGAGATTTGCATGAGGTGGTACGTGCCTGGCTCGAAGGCAAGATGAACCAGGAAGTTTTCGCCATGCCCGGCTGTCTCGGACGGGGCGGGCATGGCCGATGGTCAGCAGATAAGGAGAACATCATGCAAGGACGTGGACGTAATACGGGCGCCGGCGGCGGCCAGGGACAAGGAGCCGGGCGCCGTCAAGGGCAAGGAATGGGTCAGGGAGCAGGGCAAGGCATGGGGCAAGGCATGGGGCAAGGCATGGCCGGACGGGGACGTCGGGGCGGCGCCCTGGCCGGGGGACCGGCGGGAGCCTGCGTTTGCCCCAAATGCGGCCACCAGCAGAGCCACGAACGGGGACACCCTTGCGTCGAGCAGGCCTGTCCCCAGTGCGGAACCTCGCTGGTCAGGTCATAA
- a CDS encoding DUF5320 domain-containing protein, whose translation MPRGDGTGPMGTGSMTGRGVGYCAGNTAPGFASAGYGAGWGGRCRGFAGGGYGRRNMFYATGQPGWVRFGGVNASLADPEVEQAALKGRAEALGTELERIKARLEALESKKPQD comes from the coding sequence ATGCCAAGAGGTGATGGAACAGGACCGATGGGAACGGGATCGATGACGGGACGCGGCGTCGGCTATTGTGCCGGAAACACGGCTCCGGGTTTCGCCAGTGCCGGTTACGGCGCCGGCTGGGGTGGCCGCTGCCGCGGTTTCGCCGGCGGCGGTTACGGGCGGCGGAATATGTTTTACGCCACCGGTCAACCGGGCTGGGTACGCTTCGGCGGGGTGAACGCCTCCCTGGCCGATCCGGAAGTGGAACAGGCCGCGCTCAAAGGGCGGGCCGAAGCCCTCGGGACGGAGTTGGAGCGGATCAAGGCACGGCTCGAGGCCCTGGAAAGTAAAAAACCCCAGGACTAA
- a CDS encoding NifB/NifX family molybdenum-iron cluster-binding protein translates to MKIVVTTSGNDLQAPLDPRFGRAVGYLLYDTESAAFELIDNAKAQETSHGAGILAAERVARTGAKALITGHCGPKAFRVLQAAGVKVYNCEAATVAEALEQYRAGKLVEAEGADVSGHWA, encoded by the coding sequence ATGAAAATAGTTGTCACAACATCGGGAAACGATCTTCAGGCGCCGCTCGATCCCCGCTTCGGCCGGGCGGTCGGTTATCTGCTTTATGACACGGAAAGCGCGGCCTTCGAACTCATCGACAATGCGAAAGCCCAGGAAACCTCGCACGGGGCGGGGATTCTCGCCGCCGAACGGGTCGCTCGCACCGGCGCCAAGGCGCTTATCACCGGCCATTGCGGCCCCAAGGCCTTTCGCGTACTGCAAGCGGCGGGGGTCAAAGTCTACAACTGCGAAGCCGCGACGGTCGCGGAAGCCTTGGAGCAATACCGCGCGGGGAAATTGGTCGAAGCCGAAGGCGCCGATGTTTCGGGGCATTGGGCATGA
- a CDS encoding ATP-binding protein, whose translation MKLAVASGKGGTGKTTVSVNLARTLGRAVHLLDCDVEEPNAHLFLQGRLTKEETVALAIPQVDETLCDGCGECGRFCEFHAIVSFGTAPLVFPELCHGCGGCARVCPQKAISEVDKRIGVVETLQAGEITLTQGRLDVGVAMAPPLIRAVKDALHDDQPAILDAPPGTSCPVIATLREVDYVLLVTEPTPFGLHDLKLAVDMVRELGLPFGVVVNRMGSGDLRTHDFCRTEKIPILLEIPDDRRIAEAYSRGKLMVDALPEYRHLFQGLLEKTLGL comes from the coding sequence ATGAAACTGGCGGTAGCTTCCGGTAAAGGGGGGACGGGCAAGACCACGGTCTCGGTGAATCTGGCGCGCACCCTGGGGCGGGCCGTGCATCTGCTCGATTGCGATGTCGAAGAGCCCAACGCCCATCTCTTTCTTCAGGGACGCTTGACCAAGGAAGAGACCGTCGCCCTCGCCATCCCCCAGGTGGATGAAACCCTCTGCGACGGCTGCGGCGAGTGCGGCAGGTTCTGCGAGTTTCACGCCATCGTCAGTTTCGGCACGGCGCCTCTGGTCTTTCCCGAACTCTGCCACGGCTGCGGCGGCTGCGCCCGGGTCTGCCCGCAAAAAGCCATCAGCGAAGTCGACAAGCGCATCGGCGTGGTCGAAACCTTGCAAGCGGGGGAGATTACCCTGACCCAGGGGCGTCTCGACGTCGGCGTGGCCATGGCGCCGCCGCTGATCCGTGCGGTCAAGGATGCCCTGCATGACGATCAACCGGCCATCCTCGATGCGCCGCCGGGCACCTCCTGCCCGGTCATCGCCACCCTGCGCGAGGTCGATTATGTGTTACTGGTCACCGAGCCGACCCCCTTCGGCCTGCACGATCTCAAGCTGGCGGTCGACATGGTGCGGGAGTTGGGCCTCCCCTTCGGCGTGGTGGTGAACCGCATGGGCAGCGGCGACCTCCGCACCCACGACTTCTGTCGGACGGAAAAGATTCCCATCCTCCTCGAAATCCCTGACGACCGGCGCATCGCCGAGGCCTATTCCCGGGGAAAACTGATGGTCGACGCCCTCCCCGAATATCGCCACCTCTTCCAGGGGCTGCTGGAAAAGACCCTGGGCCTATGA
- a CDS encoding radical SAM protein translates to MKHVYGPVPSRRLGRSLGVDLVPFKVCSYDCIYCQLGRTTEKTLERREYVPIAEILTELKSLLAQGAAPDYISLAGSGEPTLNSGIGELIRNIKEITSIPVAVLTNGSLLWRDDVQEELLAADLVLPSLDAGDAALFELVNRPHGGISFERMVEGLVTFTRRFPGEVWLEVLLLGGVTGIPREAEKINDLIERIQPQRVQLNTVARPPAEDFAFALSTKQMRALQKSFTVPAELINENPEASPEYSDTSAVDEERILALLERRPCTCGDLAKGLGLHVMAAMKALDPLLAAGKINAVVIGGKPFYRARQAPEKEALRPV, encoded by the coding sequence ATGAAACATGTCTACGGACCGGTGCCGTCGCGGCGCCTCGGACGATCCTTAGGGGTCGATCTCGTCCCCTTCAAAGTCTGCTCCTATGACTGCATCTACTGCCAGTTGGGGCGGACGACCGAAAAGACCCTTGAGCGCCGGGAATACGTTCCCATTGCAGAAATCCTGACCGAATTGAAAAGCCTGCTGGCGCAAGGCGCGGCGCCGGACTACATCAGTCTCGCCGGTTCCGGGGAGCCAACGCTCAATTCCGGCATCGGCGAACTGATCCGGAACATCAAGGAGATCACCTCGATTCCGGTGGCGGTCTTGACCAACGGCTCGCTACTCTGGCGGGACGATGTGCAAGAGGAACTGCTCGCCGCCGATCTGGTTCTGCCCTCCTTGGATGCCGGGGATGCGGCCCTTTTCGAACTGGTGAACCGGCCTCATGGGGGAATTTCCTTCGAGCGGATGGTGGAAGGGCTGGTGACCTTTACCCGGCGCTTTCCCGGCGAGGTCTGGCTGGAGGTGCTACTCCTCGGCGGCGTGACCGGCATTCCCCGCGAAGCGGAAAAGATCAATGATCTCATCGAGCGGATTCAGCCCCAGCGGGTGCAACTCAATACCGTGGCGCGCCCTCCAGCTGAAGACTTTGCTTTTGCCCTTTCGACAAAGCAGATGCGGGCGTTGCAGAAATCGTTCACCGTCCCGGCAGAGCTGATCAACGAAAACCCTGAAGCAAGCCCTGAGTATTCCGACACGAGCGCCGTCGACGAGGAACGGATCCTGGCGTTGCTGGAGCGGCGACCTTGCACCTGCGGCGATCTCGCCAAGGGCCTAGGCCTCCATGTCATGGCGGCGATGAAAGCCCTCGATCCTCTCCTTGCCGCCGGCAAGATCAACGCGGTCGTCATCGGTGGAAAGCCCTTTTACCGCGCGCGGCAAGCGCCGGAAAAAGAGGCGCTCAGGCCGGTATGA
- a CDS encoding ATP-binding protein, whose translation MKELVIISGKGGTGKTSVTASFAVLAEKAVLADCDVDAADLHLVLKPDVRERHDFRSGHEAVIREADCTGCGVCLDLCRFDAVRTHETEAGARCVVDPVACEGCGVCVRFCPQTAIDFPERLCGEWMVSDTRCGPMVHARLGVAAENSGKLVATVRQEARRIAEEQGRNLVIVDGPPGIGCPVIASLSGAAQVLVVTEPTVSGEHDLARVLKLAAHFGIPASICVNKWDLNPEMTERIEKQARTVGANVAGRIRYDRSVTQAQIQERAVVEIDAPCAKDIRALWAGLGLSC comes from the coding sequence ATGAAAGAGCTGGTCATTATCAGCGGCAAGGGGGGGACCGGCAAGACCAGCGTCACCGCCTCTTTCGCCGTGCTGGCTGAAAAGGCGGTACTCGCCGATTGCGACGTCGACGCGGCCGATCTGCATCTGGTGTTGAAGCCGGATGTCCGGGAGCGCCACGATTTTCGCAGCGGGCATGAGGCGGTCATCCGCGAGGCGGACTGCACCGGCTGCGGAGTTTGCCTCGACCTGTGCCGGTTCGACGCGGTGCGGACCCATGAAACCGAAGCCGGTGCGCGCTGCGTCGTCGATCCGGTGGCCTGCGAGGGCTGCGGGGTCTGTGTGCGTTTCTGCCCGCAAACGGCCATCGATTTTCCCGAGCGGCTCTGCGGCGAATGGATGGTTTCCGATACCCGTTGCGGGCCGATGGTCCATGCCCGGCTGGGGGTGGCCGCCGAGAATTCGGGCAAGCTGGTCGCCACCGTGCGCCAGGAGGCCCGGCGCATCGCCGAGGAGCAGGGGCGCAATCTGGTGATTGTCGACGGCCCCCCCGGCATCGGCTGCCCGGTCATCGCTTCGCTGAGCGGCGCCGCCCAGGTGCTGGTCGTCACCGAGCCGACCGTCTCCGGCGAGCACGATCTCGCGCGGGTGCTGAAGCTGGCCGCGCATTTCGGGATTCCGGCATCGATCTGCGTCAACAAGTGGGATCTCAACCCGGAGATGACCGAGCGCATCGAAAAGCAGGCCCGAACGGTAGGTGCGAATGTGGCCGGGCGCATCCGCTACGACCGCTCCGTCACCCAGGCGCAGATTCAGGAGCGGGCGGTGGTCGAGATCGACGCCCCCTGCGCCAAGGACATTCGCGCCCTCTGGGCCGGCCTGGGGCTTTCGTGCTGA
- a CDS encoding PaaI family thioesterase, protein MAVDPSPELAEHYGHGRCVICGGRNPHSLRLRFEPTADGGVRASFFAHGELQGYTDLLHGGVMASLLDAAMTHCLFHLGIEAVTGELNIRYLRPIPCGSALEIRAWRLSAFPPLHRLKAQILSGGEVMTLAEAKFMERPVR, encoded by the coding sequence ATGGCCGTTGACCCGTCGCCGGAGCTCGCCGAACACTACGGGCACGGCCGCTGCGTGATCTGCGGCGGCCGCAACCCCCATTCCCTGCGCCTGCGCTTCGAGCCGACGGCGGATGGTGGAGTGCGGGCATCCTTTTTCGCCCATGGGGAACTGCAAGGCTATACCGATCTGCTGCACGGCGGGGTCATGGCCTCATTGCTCGATGCGGCCATGACCCACTGCCTTTTTCATCTCGGCATCGAGGCGGTCACCGGCGAGCTCAACATCCGCTACCTGCGCCCCATCCCCTGCGGCTCGGCGCTGGAAATCCGCGCCTGGCGACTCTCCGCCTTCCCCCCGCTGCACCGGCTCAAGGCGCAAATTCTTTCCGGCGGCGAAGTCATGACCCTAGCCGAAGCCAAATTCATGGAGCGCCCGGTGCGCTGA